Within the Miscanthus floridulus cultivar M001 chromosome 17, ASM1932011v1, whole genome shotgun sequence genome, the region GTTTCTCAGTACTTCGGTTCGGTATGGCATAGAAACCGAAGCCGAAGCCGAAGCCGAACACCGAACTTCACAGAACTGAAAACCGAAACCAAACCGAAAAACCGAACTACCGACTATTCTgttcggtttcggttcggttCAGTTCGGTGTTCGGTTTTCGGTGAAAAAGCGCCCAGGGTGAAGCTCGCCCTCACGCTCGCGAGCCCCGCCGCGTGCTCCGTGCACCGCACAGTTCGCCCGCTCCGTGCCGGCCGCGAGCTCTGTGCGCCGCGTCCTCCGCACGCCGCCCAGGCCACGAGCTCCGCTTAcccgcgtgctgctgctgcttctcgcCATCGCCATCGACGCACTCAGCAAGGGAAGATGaggagagaagaaagaagaagatgacatgtggggcccacgtgtcagtgacAGGGGAGAGATGTTgcgatgaagtatacgtcttcaTATACGCTGCAGCTGGGCCCAGGCCGTGTCCATACGTATTCTGTGGCATATTTGTGGGaaacgaagaattgtaatggtatgctttaaaatagacgaatagtaatggTATTTCTCCAAACATTGAAAATGTTAATAGCATGAATCCAATAACCCTTTTTTTAGCAATCATGGAGCAGCATGTGAAACTGTTCGCTGGCCTATTGGGCTCAATAACGTTTGAGCGAAAGGGAACTGTGGCCCAGCCTACTGGCCCATTGGGCTCAGCGGTCGCATAGAGCCCACCACGTACCCACTTTGCTCGGTACATGTCGATCCGGTCCATGACTTCAGTAGAACATCCTGGTGAAGACAGGGATGAAAACGAATCGggtacggacggatatcaccgatattatatttatttttatatttctgttcaaattcgaattcgaatacggatagtgtcaaccatgtcggatatgatacgattggatatcgatatcataaatatgcgatttaagTATTCGAATACAGATACGATATCACGGACAGATCTCAGCCCGGgcgaatacggtcagaaaatatcaTCCCGTTTTCAAAACAAACGAGTCCACTGTTCTCCGGACGAAGCGTAGATCGCTGCGGAGCAGAGGACGGGAGGAAAGGCGGTGAGTTCTTGAATCTTCCCCTCCTCCGCAGCTGAGCCTGCTCGTCAACCCGGCAGGTGCGATGATGCCTTTGGTATCTTTTGGGTTCTCTCGTACTTCGGTGGCTTGCCCTAGTGATTCGTGGGACTAGGGACGGGTATCTTGCTTGGTCGCCGGAGTATTCCTCTTGCAAATCAGGACTCCTGGACGCGGCCGGCGTGCGTTGATTTGTAGCTTTTCTGGGAAATCGAGATAGGGTGGTGGGTCCATTGGGGATTTCTGGATGTCTGTTACCCAGGAGCCAGGAGGGGAAAGGTTGAGATTGTTCGGACAGATAGATAGTGGCAAATCTGTTCTGTTACAACGTCTTGGCGATTGGTGGAGTAGGGGAGTGCATTGGGTGTCTAACACTGTTCTTGTTGCGACTGTAACAACTTTGCACTGAATTCCAACGGAGCCACAAATTGACTGAACTTTGTGGTTGCAGTTGCAATGGCTTTATGCTGAATGCCTGAATTGTTAGATTGGTACTTACCCACAGTTTGTCTAAAAGTAGCTGCGGAGTGCCCACCTTAATAATCTGGGTGGAAATTTCTCTCTTTTTAGGTTTAGTGATGTGTTGAATAAGCTGTAACTGTAAATGATTTTATCTATTCAGCTTTCGTGGTTGAGGTTTATGGGCAATGTTGTTTTCAGTCCCACCTCAATGAGTAGTGGACGATTATCACACTTCGATTCACAATAAGCTAGGAATTTCTTCTTGTACTTAAACCGTTTGAATTTGTTCAGTTTGTGTCAAAAAAAGATAAAACAGTCTCCTTAGAATGAAAACCATACTCCAGTGGATATTTTGGGGAGCCAGCTGTTAGCTAAAATTATGTATTTCGACCTTGCTGTGGAGAGGATTTTAGTTCTATTGTTCTTGCAGGGACtagtttattttgtttatttGGCACTCCCCCTTGGAGTCGATGATAATTGTGATGTATACACAACGTCACTTAGTAGGATGCTCCTTTATTTACATTCCTTTGGTACATGGGAAAATTTCCTTTTTCCCTTCGTTTTTCCAGTGAAAATGAACTGATCCATGCGAAATTTCTGCATTTCAAAAGGCCCTAAGTGTTTCACTCCTGTGTATCTTGCCTAGGAATCTCACATCTACTAATTCATCACAGGCATGGATGGAAAGAACTTCAGCAATAAACAGCAAGCTGAACAAAAGAACCTGGATGCAGTGACACACAGTGTTCCAAGCCAAGATCAAGAGGCCTTGAATCCGTTTCCAGATTCAGATGATGGAAACACCAGTCCGTTGAATGGCCATGAAGCTGATGTGAACATGGAAGCTGCCATCTCGACCGAGGACGTCATACGTGCTGGTGGGTTCGGAGCGAAGGATGACATTGGTAGCCTCCTCCCGACAGCAATTGATTCTACCGATTTCGAGGCCTCGCTGCGGGACGCCCGCGATTTCGAAGGCGAGAAAGAGGCGCCAGCACATCCTGGACTAGGATGGAAGGGGGAGAAGGCTGATGATGGAAGCAAACTGTCAGATGTGCCGCAACAGTGATCGTGCTTTCTTCTTCTGTAGCCCAGCTCCAGCCTTCAGAAAACCTTCTTTTCTGCCATATGTGTCTGGAGAGCTGCCCTGCGTATGAACTTTTTGTCACAATGTTTTGTGTGTAACATTACATTCTGCTTGCTTCAGTGCTGTATGAACATGAGGATGACGGTTCTATGTTGTCTGTTGTATAGCTCTCAACTCTGTTGGATGTCTGAGGAATGTATAATCCAGCATGGTTTCCTGTCTGTTTTAATCGCCTGCTGATGAGTGGCTACAGAGTTGCAATATGCGGTTGGTAGGTTCCGAATTCTTGAATAGAAAAAACGTGCAGTTGTCAGTGTCTCAGTGAGCCGACAATACTTGCCCATGTTCGGAGCACCCTCGTGCGTATACCACGCAGCGTCGAACAACAGGTGTGCATGCCTCGGAATTGCTCCTCTGTTATTTTCCCTTGCAATTGGTTACAGGTTCTTGACCACAGTGACCGGCGCCTCAGCACAGAGATCTGCTTAGAGGGCGATCGGAGAGTCGAGACAACGACTGCGCGCGAGATGCAGCAGATCAGTCGTACGGGCGGCGAAGAATGCATCAACGGGCATGCCACCTCCCTTGGTCACGGCCAGACCAACTCTGGGTCATGACTTCATGAGTGGACCGAGCTCAGAAAGATCTCTGGACGGGAGGGGGCGAGGCGACCTTATTTAGCCATTTCTGTTTCCTTTTTCAAAGAAAGAGGGATGAAGTCATAACTAGACCGTTTGTTTAATTCCGTTGCTTTTGTCAGCTAGCCATAGCGTTTAAGCTTAGAAACGGCTATTCACACTCTAGTTAGACATCTTGACCCTACAGGCTCTCActcgagtgtttttacactcacCAGATAAGTCTGGTGGCCACCGAAGAGATTGCGCCAGAGCTTAGGCGCCCCATCCATAATGGCCCAATCGTTTGTTTTCGTTGTGCTAAGGCCTTAtttagttggcgatttttttttgaaaaatggtactgtagcactttgcttgttatttggtaattagtgtctaatcatggtctaattaggcttaaaagattcgtctcgtgaatttcgtctaaactgtgtaattagttttattttttatttatatttaatgcttcatgcatgcgccCAAAGATTCGATTTGATAGGAAATCttaaaattttttgcaaaatgtagtggaactaaacggtacctaaGGTCACCGAAGAAGTCCTATGCTCCTAGCAGTAGGGGCACTGGAGCTTAGGCTCATAGGTCGACAACAGTGAAGCAACCTATTCTTCCGGTGCTCAACAGGGGCACTGGAGAAAGGGCTGACACAGTGGTGATCGGTAGCACGTGGGAGTCTTCAAAATAGGGCAACAGAAACACCCGTGGGGTGCAttggtgtcgatgttttaccatcgatagcctgccacgggggtacccggggcagtatgttcgggcttcggcgtatgctgaacttgatggttaacgcaagagacagtcgatttaccctggttcaggccctcaatcgtggatcgagtaataaccttacgtccagtcggtgttagcctttgcgttgggttgattataaagtgttgtgttgtacaattgttgtcttcaactctcaggagccctgccctcctttatatagtcaggaggccagagtcctagtcggtttataatgagatttcctagtaggattacctaatagttctactactacgattatataggaagaatcctagttggactagatcttttttctaccccgcggggtatcctgtgggtcccgcatcgacaagcccccgagcacttcatggttgagctctgaaaatctcgctctgctccttctggtcttgttgagtaggaacaaaatatcATCCGAGCGTTTTCTGAAGTGAAACCttatagcgcttcttgggatctttgggtggtgagtgcttttgaagaaaaagtgcatccatctggttgtagcccccgagcctcttgctatttggaacaaagagctggaggatcttgtcttgaagttgccctgattgttcgttgaaattttatcaaaaagaactcgctcgaacatggcttgttccgggttctttttgccgtaatgtcttgaagtggtctgcgttgaggaagcctattggtgacgtgcgctttttcgaaaaaaaagtgcactcactgagtgtagcccccgagcctcttgctatttggaataaaaagttggagggtcttgatcctttatgttgtttaaaAATTTTgtattctgaagtagtccccgagacttggattacgtCATCATTCGAGTAGTTTTACGGtaagcagcctccgagcttatgtcagaaaattgcactcactgagtgtaggccccgtgctttctccgagttcttcttcttagaaaagaagtcggatgaagagtcttgatgtgtcgtcgttgtagtcttgagtttcttgtattcttggtcttttgtctttggttccgagcctccgggaaTAGGTGAAAAttaaggccgagctccctagctcagtgttgtttaagctatgatgctgtccaagcccccgagcgtatatccgtgttgttttgttcagaaagaactcggatgcgtggttttggcgtattctttgatagttttgctgttgtcagatgtagttgtatggtggtggttgagtgtaaatgccttttgttcacgggttgtactgtgctggtatattcttccgaatatgcccgtcttcgagtaccgcttcctctcgcctgagtcgtccattattgtgtcctgtcttttcactgtgtcctttgttaggcctatttcgttggtactcctagtccatgtgcgccgatcctttggtctataaatattgtccctgagtgcttgttttcattcattggatattctgttgaaaccttggtggtcatgaacatggtagtttgtgaagtagagcagcccccgggcatgttttgtactttctgtgtgtcttgtcgtagatggaggaagtcttgtgatagggattagaggtaggctgatcccgcgacagcattgtgccaggatgtacgtggtggtagttggaggaagtcttgtgatgtgggcttcgtttcttcatccggcagttctgggttgatcctcgtcgcctgtcttgagaccgtccggtgcagatcaacaccatatccagcatcacatcggtcttgggtagacagatgcctgccgatcttctatgctccatgttgccctaccgtgctgtcgatttccgccttggatgcactgcgttcgtcctttgaagaaaacagtgtaactgatggcggtttgtccttccgagtagcaatttgggacacgtagtcgttccagagcctagtcatgtccgtgttcctctttgctactttgcttttcatggtgctgagttcgttgggtcttgtaagatttgtaatcttctatttttgaagtcgcttgtaatgtaacgaatctcatcttctgagttgtctttgacttttctgttgtgatccctgtcgttcatgagactgccgagttctttcttacataaccaggttcttttgttcctcgtgaggtagccctttctttcttctttctttcttcttggtttgacgggtcATTCTTGTATCGATCTGATAATCCTGccgtggcgttggacggataa harbors:
- the LOC136518443 gene encoding uncharacterized protein is translated as MDGKNFSNKQQAEQKNLDAVTHSVPSQDQEALNPFPDSDDGNTSPLNGHEADVNMEAAISTEDVIRAGGFGAKDDIGSLLPTAIDSTDFEASLRDARDFEGEKEAPAHPGLGWKGEKADDGSKLSDVPQQ